From the genome of Bacillota bacterium, one region includes:
- a CDS encoding ABC transporter ATP-binding protein, with protein sequence MADALLTVKDISLSFGGLAALNKVSFAPGKNKIHGLIGPNGAGKTSMFNVITGLYRPDRGSVVFRGRDITRLAPHKLCALGISRTFQNIRLFSNLNVIENVLLGCHCETYSGTCDVLFNSRRHRREKKETVKKAKSVLSLVGLNAIEGQNPLKLPYGIQRRLEIARALATSPELLLLDEPSAGMNTREKGELAQLIKRLNTELEITILIIEHDMKLIMSICDQITVLDHGIKIAEGAPQAIQTNERVVEAYLGSEFRRGVGNA encoded by the coding sequence ATGGCTGATGCCCTACTAACTGTCAAGGATATAAGCCTTAGTTTTGGTGGACTAGCGGCATTAAATAAGGTTTCTTTTGCGCCGGGAAAAAATAAAATTCATGGCCTTATCGGCCCCAACGGTGCGGGCAAGACCTCTATGTTTAATGTTATTACAGGCCTCTACCGTCCTGACCGAGGAAGCGTGGTTTTCAGAGGCCGTGATATAACTAGGTTAGCACCTCATAAACTATGCGCTCTAGGTATAAGTAGGACATTCCAAAACATTAGGTTATTTTCAAATTTAAACGTAATCGAGAACGTCCTTCTTGGTTGCCATTGTGAGACTTATTCGGGGACATGCGATGTTCTTTTTAATTCTCGGCGTCACCGAAGGGAAAAGAAGGAAACTGTGAAGAAAGCAAAATCGGTATTATCTCTTGTGGGGCTCAATGCGATCGAAGGGCAAAATCCGCTCAAGCTACCATATGGAATTCAGCGACGGTTAGAGATTGCGCGGGCACTAGCAACTTCACCAGAATTGTTGCTACTCGATGAGCCCTCAGCTGGAATGAACACGCGCGAAAAGGGAGAATTGGCTCAACTCATAAAGCGCCTTAACACAGAGCTTGAAATTACTATCTTGATAATCGAGCATGACATGAAGCTGATTATGTCAATCTGTGATCAAATCACTGTCCTTGACCATGGGATAAAAATTGCGGAAGGTGCTCCTCAAGCCATACAAACCAATGAACGTGTAGTTGAAGCGTATTTGGGTAGTGAGTTTAGGAGGGGCGTTGGGAATGCTTGA
- a CDS encoding RidA family protein — MKQAIVTDKVPGAIGPYSLGIRTGKMIFLSGQLPINPATNELITDDIKEAARQILTNIDAILNAAKGSLADVVKTTIFLTNMDNFADVNEVYTGFFGDPAPARSCVAVAALPKNADIEIEAIAILP, encoded by the coding sequence ATGAAACAAGCCATAGTGACTGATAAAGTACCAGGGGCTATCGGTCCCTATTCATTAGGTATCCGGACCGGGAAAATGATATTTCTTTCCGGCCAGCTACCCATCAATCCAGCCACCAATGAACTAATTACAGACGACATTAAAGAGGCGGCCCGCCAAATCCTAACCAACATTGATGCTATTCTCAATGCGGCCAAGGGCTCATTAGCCGACGTGGTCAAGACAACAATATTTCTCACTAATATGGACAATTTTGCTGATGTTAATGAAGTTTATACTGGCTTTTTTGGTGATCCAGCCCCGGCACGATCCTGCGTAGCCGTAGCTGCTCTCCCTAAAAATGCCGATATTGAAATCGAAGCGATTGCTATTTTGCCCTAA
- a CDS encoding cysteine synthase family protein, whose amino-acid sequence MDYINSITEAIGKTPLLKLNRIGQDVGANVFVKLEHLNPSGSYKDRMALAMVEAAEKGQTWNGKKLPPPPEGFVVEASAGNTAPAVAMVCAAKGYKARLVLYRYQFEGGETSARMKIVQAFGPEVSISSEPTAYLSEEQLQELYAKFPTMNRDLPHVLAAKMDCYLAEQNDPNCVWVDQIYNQHNFYGQMEMGREIYDQLDGKIDAVGCSVSAGGSFFGICMGLEEKGLRAPLTFGVVPRGSEHYFDMKGDENERGEFDLSDVRTKISEVMGLKKWVTERPILSMMMDKGYPDKLFCISDEEARAMANRLCQEEGIYCGMSSGANVAVALKIAQRLEPGSNVVTVIVDRRDRYLSEFPEDIYVV is encoded by the coding sequence ATGGATTATATCAACAGTATCACCGAGGCCATTGGGAAAACACCGCTGTTAAAACTGAACAGGATTGGCCAAGATGTGGGAGCTAATGTATTCGTGAAATTAGAACATCTTAATCCAAGCGGTAGCTATAAAGATAGAATGGCTTTGGCGATGGTGGAGGCAGCTGAAAAAGGCCAGACTTGGAATGGAAAAAAACTGCCTCCTCCGCCGGAAGGGTTTGTGGTTGAGGCTTCGGCTGGTAACACAGCCCCGGCAGTGGCGATGGTGTGCGCAGCTAAGGGCTATAAGGCTAGGCTGGTGCTATACCGCTACCAATTTGAAGGTGGAGAGACCAGCGCTAGAATGAAAATTGTGCAAGCGTTTGGCCCGGAAGTTAGCATATCTAGCGAACCGACTGCTTACTTGTCCGAAGAACAACTGCAAGAACTCTATGCCAAGTTTCCAACTATGAACCGTGATCTACCCCATGTTCTAGCGGCTAAGATGGATTGCTATCTAGCAGAACAAAATGACCCTAATTGTGTCTGGGTAGACCAGATTTATAATCAACACAATTTCTATGGACAGATGGAAATGGGACGGGAAATTTATGATCAACTGGACGGCAAAATAGATGCTGTCGGCTGCTCAGTTTCTGCTGGGGGCAGCTTTTTCGGGATCTGTATGGGACTTGAGGAAAAAGGGTTGCGGGCACCGCTTACCTTTGGGGTAGTGCCGCGGGGGAGCGAGCACTATTTTGATATGAAAGGTGACGAAAATGAGCGCGGGGAGTTTGATCTCTCCGACGTAAGAACTAAAATATCAGAGGTTATGGGATTAAAGAAGTGGGTTACCGAAAGACCGATACTGAGCATGATGATGGACAAAGGATATCCTGATAAACTATTCTGTATTTCTGATGAAGAAGCCAGGGCTATGGCCAACCGTCTATGCCAAGAAGAGGGTATTTACTGTGGTATGTCCTCCGGGGCCAATGTAGCGGTAGCCTTAAAGATTGCCCAACGGCTTGAGCCGGGTAGCAACGTGGTTACAGTTATTGTGGATCGCCGGGATCGCTATCTGTCTGAGTTTCCAGAAGATATTTATGTGGTTTAG
- a CDS encoding ABC transporter ATP-binding protein, which produces MLDISGIDVFYGNVQVLRQLSLTVNDGEVVCVIGSNGAGKTTLLRTISGLLSPKEGTISLAGVRIDGMAPHLITKCGIGHVMEGRQIFANLTVRENLMVGAYLQTDKAKVAHLVERVETLFPVLRERRNQLGGTLSGGEQQMLAIGRALMGSPRMLLLDEPSLGLSPLLVEQVAAAIEAIRDEEGTPMLLVEQNARLALALSQRGYVIETGEVVLEGKSDVLSGNQMVKRAYLGL; this is translated from the coding sequence ATGCTTGACATAAGTGGTATTGATGTATTTTATGGAAATGTTCAGGTTTTAAGGCAATTAAGCCTTACGGTGAATGATGGCGAAGTTGTATGTGTAATTGGGAGTAATGGGGCAGGAAAAACCACTTTATTACGGACAATATCCGGCCTGTTGTCGCCCAAAGAGGGAACAATTTCATTAGCTGGCGTGCGAATCGATGGTATGGCCCCCCATTTGATAACTAAATGTGGAATCGGTCATGTTATGGAAGGACGCCAAATTTTCGCAAATCTAACTGTAAGGGAAAATCTAATGGTAGGGGCCTATCTCCAGACAGATAAAGCAAAAGTCGCCCACCTTGTAGAAAGAGTTGAGACATTGTTTCCCGTTTTACGTGAGCGCCGTAATCAACTAGGCGGAACCCTCAGCGGGGGTGAGCAACAGATGCTGGCCATTGGGCGGGCCCTCATGGGCAGTCCCCGAATGCTTCTTTTGGATGAACCTTCTTTGGGCCTTTCCCCACTACTCGTGGAACAAGTGGCTGCTGCCATTGAGGCAATCAGAGATGAGGAAGGAACGCCTATGTTACTGGTGGAACAAAATGCCCGTTTAGCTTTGGCTCTGTCACAGCGCGGATATGTTATCGAAACGGGAGAAGTGGTGCTGGAAGGGAAATCGGATGTTCTCAGTGGGAATCAGATGGTAAAACGGGCCTATCTAGGTCTTTAA
- a CDS encoding DEAD/DEAH box helicase — translation MSLDPLQATIAIERRYMDYLETTFSLNDTRLQKELMAELKQPGRFVKGPILEATPPFLTASSLQDLIDEGLFSKEFIELKTDDLPLERELYKHQEVAIRKLIMERRNIVVATGTGSGKTEAFLLPILNHLFRQRENGELGPGVRALLLYPMNALANDQLKRLRRLLKNYPAITFGSYTGETEEWENDARQKFQLANPSELILPNELLSREKMRQGPPHILLTNYAMLEYLLLRPQDNAFFDGPFAHNWRFIVIDEAHTYSGAKGIEIAMLLRRLKERVVKSKPRAIQCVATSATLGGKEKDFGQVAEFATNLFGEPFIYKEHAPDEQDVIAGVTKRLAIAEKSWGKPHPNLYLDWQQLVQNEGATISLLTNRCQGSGVPEKIIQKAMAQSGGKWRRFIYGVLSGDQRVLTLQTMLEKSPCYLANAAQHLFGEAGERYLVALVYLANKARLTEADLPLLPARYHVFIRALEGGFCTLVPEKHLFLERKKQMEVDGNKYAVFETAVCRQCSSLYLVGEIVENNILKQPGNRFYEDRNQLKYFLVLGDGNILPDNEDEIVASGEEYPSGEIYKICARCGVIFPENYVSSPCSCGQEHLVRVVAVKSKAGNVHKCPACGRCITIGSVVRRFLLGAEAVTSVLGTALYQQLPEKKEKTQDQIVNDPWASPSHGQYEKDKRQLLVFSDSRQDAAFFATYFANSYNQILQRRLMVKVLEEQKEKVILNRWRVQDLAQYLKKYLIDLQIHPRLSHQEIEDLAWKWVLLEFMAFDQAISLEGLGLLGFTPVLPPSWEPPPALLSGPWNFNKEETVTLMNVLLDTVRRNGAISYPDNVDPRDEFFAPRNREYFFTKKAPVKGRIYNWLPKGKNAVNTRVNYLMKIPTRTGEVASKQAALSLLRGIWVALIADKGRRAAWKEHFFSFIDGPNGQVFALRPEKWELQPASIDKSIIWYRCNKCRRFTLHNIRGVCPTYYCEGRLTEVAPDVVLKENHYRKLYTDFLPLGMKTHEHTAQLNTDKASQIQKRFTEGEINVLSCSTTFELGVDVGDLEVVFMRNVPPTAANYIQRAGRAGRRSGSTAFALTFAQCRSHDFAHFKEPLRIIKGEIKPPYVAIANEKIIRRHVHAMALAMFWQKHKEYFGNVKNFFSSSPDSALQPLIKFLAQRPCQLEESLKRVVPQKMWGKVGLEDWSWLEDFVGDKRGILTKVEAQLMGDLKGLKQLEEGYSKRGKYARAGQIRRTINTIEQCYIINFFSRRNVIPKYGFPVDVVELQITHHGEEARGLELDRDLKIALSEYAPSSQVVAGGKLWTSRYIKKLPDRDPLVYSYAVCDHCGLYRSELAAKEPDLRICSCGHRVGRSQGIFITPEFGFIAEKPKRPKMSKPEKTYSTRNFFAREGKVEKELTLSLGKTLILQAGGDGKLAVINSAGNRKFKVCQTCGYAEIFDGKPLPEHKNPWGKVCWGQRYCRYALGYEFSTDILQIWCPELEDMRPGFWESLLYGLIEGACVALDIDRRDIDGTLYPHQGNPYRRVLTLFDDVPGGAGHVKRIAERDNFIATLKTTLAIVSNCECGDQLGNTSCYQCLRSYTNQYCHDLLQRGYIKEFLKNVLA, via the coding sequence ATGAGCCTAGATCCGTTACAGGCAACCATAGCCATCGAAAGAAGATATATGGATTATTTGGAGACTACCTTTAGCTTAAATGATACTAGACTGCAAAAGGAACTTATGGCTGAACTCAAACAGCCTGGCCGGTTTGTGAAAGGACCCATTTTAGAGGCAACCCCACCTTTTCTAACGGCTAGCTCGTTGCAAGATTTAATCGATGAAGGTTTGTTTTCCAAGGAGTTCATTGAACTTAAGACAGATGATTTACCTTTGGAAAGAGAACTATATAAACATCAAGAGGTGGCCATCCGTAAACTTATTATGGAACGTAGAAATATTGTCGTGGCTACAGGGACCGGGTCGGGCAAGACAGAAGCTTTTTTACTACCGATATTAAACCATCTATTTCGCCAACGGGAGAATGGAGAACTGGGCCCAGGGGTGAGAGCATTGCTGCTGTATCCCATGAATGCCCTAGCTAATGATCAGTTAAAAAGACTGCGAAGGTTATTGAAGAACTATCCCGCCATCACTTTTGGTAGTTACACCGGGGAGACAGAAGAATGGGAAAATGATGCTAGGCAGAAGTTTCAGCTAGCAAATCCTAGTGAGCTTATCCTGCCTAATGAACTGTTATCGCGGGAAAAAATGCGGCAAGGTCCACCACATATTCTGCTGACGAATTATGCTATGTTAGAATACTTACTATTGCGACCACAAGATAACGCCTTTTTTGATGGCCCCTTTGCCCACAACTGGCGTTTTATCGTGATTGACGAAGCCCATACTTACTCTGGGGCAAAAGGCATTGAGATTGCTATGCTGTTGCGGCGGTTAAAAGAGAGGGTCGTAAAAAGCAAGCCCCGGGCTATTCAATGCGTTGCCACCAGCGCCACCTTAGGTGGTAAGGAAAAGGATTTTGGCCAGGTGGCTGAATTTGCTACCAACTTATTCGGGGAGCCGTTTATCTACAAAGAACATGCCCCCGATGAGCAAGATGTTATTGCAGGGGTTACAAAACGCCTTGCTATAGCTGAAAAAAGCTGGGGTAAGCCCCATCCTAATCTATATTTAGACTGGCAGCAGTTGGTACAAAATGAAGGGGCCACAATTTCCCTTTTAACTAACAGATGTCAAGGTAGTGGTGTACCAGAGAAAATTATACAAAAGGCAATGGCCCAAAGCGGCGGAAAGTGGAGACGATTTATATATGGAGTTTTGTCAGGGGATCAAAGAGTACTCACATTACAAACCATGCTGGAGAAGTCTCCCTGTTATCTGGCCAATGCAGCTCAGCACCTATTTGGTGAAGCTGGAGAACGCTATCTGGTGGCTTTAGTTTATTTGGCCAATAAGGCTAGACTAACAGAAGCCGATTTACCTTTATTGCCGGCTAGGTATCATGTTTTTATTCGGGCGTTGGAAGGTGGGTTTTGCACCCTAGTTCCTGAAAAGCATCTTTTCCTAGAGCGAAAAAAACAAATGGAGGTAGATGGAAACAAATATGCTGTTTTTGAAACAGCGGTTTGCCGTCAATGCAGCTCTTTGTATTTGGTAGGAGAAATAGTTGAAAACAATATTTTAAAACAACCAGGAAACCGCTTTTATGAGGATCGCAATCAGCTGAAGTACTTTTTGGTATTAGGGGATGGCAATATATTACCGGATAACGAAGATGAAATAGTTGCCAGTGGCGAGGAATACCCATCCGGAGAAATTTACAAGATATGCGCCCGTTGCGGTGTTATTTTCCCCGAAAACTATGTGTCCTCTCCTTGTAGCTGCGGCCAAGAACACTTGGTGCGGGTGGTGGCGGTTAAATCAAAAGCTGGTAATGTCCATAAATGCCCTGCCTGTGGCCGCTGTATTACCATTGGTTCTGTGGTAAGAAGATTCTTGTTAGGTGCTGAAGCGGTTACCAGTGTTTTGGGTACCGCCCTTTATCAACAACTACCGGAAAAAAAAGAAAAAACGCAAGACCAAATAGTTAACGACCCCTGGGCTTCTCCTTCCCATGGTCAATATGAAAAGGATAAACGCCAACTACTTGTATTTTCAGATAGCCGCCAAGACGCAGCTTTTTTTGCTACTTACTTCGCAAACTCCTATAACCAAATTCTCCAACGTCGGTTAATGGTAAAAGTCCTTGAAGAACAGAAGGAAAAAGTTATCCTTAATCGCTGGCGGGTGCAAGACCTGGCCCAATACCTAAAAAAGTATCTTATTGATTTGCAAATTCATCCTCGACTTAGCCATCAAGAAATAGAGGATTTGGCTTGGAAATGGGTGTTATTGGAATTCATGGCTTTTGATCAAGCTATCAGCCTAGAAGGCCTAGGATTGCTAGGCTTTACCCCTGTGTTACCGCCCTCTTGGGAACCACCGCCGGCTTTGCTTAGTGGTCCTTGGAATTTTAACAAAGAAGAAACGGTTACTTTGATGAACGTCTTGTTAGATACTGTCAGGCGCAATGGGGCCATAAGTTACCCAGATAACGTCGACCCCAGGGATGAATTCTTCGCTCCCCGGAACCGGGAATACTTTTTTACCAAGAAGGCACCAGTAAAGGGCAGGATTTATAATTGGCTACCAAAGGGTAAAAACGCAGTTAATACACGGGTAAATTACCTGATGAAAATTCCTACCCGAACCGGAGAGGTAGCATCAAAACAGGCTGCTTTATCCTTGCTAAGAGGGATTTGGGTTGCGCTAATAGCAGATAAAGGAAGGCGGGCGGCATGGAAAGAACATTTCTTTTCATTTATTGATGGGCCTAATGGGCAAGTATTTGCTTTACGGCCAGAGAAATGGGAGCTGCAGCCAGCTAGTATTGATAAGAGTATAATATGGTATCGTTGCAACAAATGTAGACGTTTTACGCTCCACAATATTCGTGGTGTTTGTCCCACTTATTATTGCGAAGGCAGATTAACCGAAGTTGCCCCAGATGTGGTATTAAAAGAAAACCATTACCGTAAGCTGTATACAGACTTCTTACCCTTAGGCATGAAGACCCATGAGCATACAGCCCAGCTAAACACAGATAAGGCCTCGCAAATACAAAAGCGATTTACCGAAGGTGAGATAAACGTTTTAAGCTGCTCCACCACGTTTGAGTTGGGCGTGGATGTAGGTGATCTAGAGGTTGTTTTTATGCGTAACGTCCCACCAACGGCTGCTAACTATATTCAAAGGGCAGGCCGGGCCGGGAGGAGGTCGGGTTCAACTGCTTTTGCTCTCACTTTTGCTCAATGCCGTTCCCATGATTTTGCCCACTTCAAGGAACCCCTTCGGATCATTAAAGGAGAAATCAAGCCCCCTTATGTAGCAATTGCCAACGAAAAAATTATTAGGCGGCACGTACATGCTATGGCCCTGGCCATGTTCTGGCAGAAGCATAAGGAATACTTTGGTAATGTAAAAAATTTTTTCTCTTCATCGCCTGATTCAGCCCTTCAGCCGCTAATAAAATTTTTAGCCCAAAGGCCCTGTCAGTTGGAAGAAAGTTTAAAACGTGTTGTTCCCCAAAAAATGTGGGGTAAAGTGGGGCTTGAAGATTGGAGTTGGTTGGAAGATTTTGTAGGTGATAAGAGAGGCATACTTACCAAGGTCGAAGCACAGTTGATGGGGGATCTAAAAGGCTTAAAGCAGTTGGAGGAAGGTTATTCCAAAAGGGGAAAATATGCCCGTGCAGGGCAAATTCGCAGGACTATAAACACCATTGAACAGTGCTATATAATTAACTTTTTCTCTAGACGCAATGTAATTCCAAAGTATGGTTTCCCCGTCGATGTGGTAGAGTTACAGATTACCCATCATGGTGAAGAAGCCAGAGGTCTGGAGCTAGATCGAGACTTAAAGATTGCCTTATCAGAATATGCGCCTAGTAGTCAAGTTGTAGCTGGAGGAAAATTGTGGACTAGCCGCTATATTAAAAAATTACCTGATCGAGATCCACTGGTATATAGTTATGCTGTCTGTGATCATTGCGGGCTCTATCGTAGTGAACTGGCGGCAAAAGAGCCTGACTTAAGAATTTGTTCTTGCGGTCATAGGGTTGGTCGTAGCCAAGGAATCTTTATTACTCCTGAATTTGGTTTCATTGCCGAGAAACCTAAACGGCCTAAAATGAGTAAACCAGAAAAGACCTACTCCACTCGCAATTTTTTTGCCCGCGAGGGGAAGGTGGAGAAGGAACTTACTTTATCCTTGGGTAAAACTTTGATCCTCCAAGCCGGTGGTGACGGTAAACTAGCTGTAATAAATAGTGCTGGCAACAGAAAGTTTAAAGTGTGCCAAACATGTGGCTATGCAGAAATATTTGATGGTAAGCCTTTACCGGAACATAAAAACCCTTGGGGGAAAGTATGCTGGGGACAGCGGTATTGCCGCTACGCGTTAGGATATGAATTTAGTACTGATATTTTGCAAATATGGTGCCCAGAGCTAGAAGATATGCGGCCAGGTTTTTGGGAGTCCTTATTGTATGGATTAATAGAAGGAGCGTGTGTAGCACTAGATATAGATCGCCGTGATATCGATGGGACTTTATACCCCCATCAGGGTAACCCCTACCGTCGCGTTTTAACCTTATTCGATGATGTACCCGGTGGGGCTGGACACGTCAAGCGGATTGCCGAACGGGATAACTTCATAGCTACCCTTAAGACCACACTAGCCATAGTATCTAATTGCGAGTGCGGGGATCAACTTGGGAACACCAGTTGCTACCAGTGTTTGCGAAGTTACACTAACCAGTATTGCCACGATCTACTACAGAGAGGATATATAAAGGAATTTTTAAAAAATGTACTGGC
- a CDS encoding serine hydroxymethyltransferase, which translates to MEILRAVDPEVATAIDKELRRQQNNLELIASENFVSSAVLEAQGSVLTNKYAEGYPGRRYYGGCEFVDIAEELARKRVCQLFRAEHANVQPHSGAQANTAVYFATLEPGDTILGMRLSHGGHLTHGHPINMSGKWFRIVDYGVDKETGRIDYDQIRTIARRERPRMIVAGASAYPRIIDFDAFAAIAKEVDAYLMVDMAHIAGLVAVGLHPNPVPVADFVTSTTHKTLRGPRGGLILCPRKHAQSIDRAVFPGIQGGPLMHVIAAKAVAFKEALAPEFKDYQERVVANAKALAQGLMSRGFTLVSGGTDNHLLLVDLRPQKITGKEAEAMLDEISITVNKNTIPFDPENPFVTSGLRLGTPAMTTRGLSTAEMDEVADIIAIALTCFDKPGIKDKLRARVKDLCVAYPLYPSKEV; encoded by the coding sequence GTGGAAATTTTGCGGGCGGTGGATCCTGAAGTAGCCACTGCCATTGACAAAGAACTTAGACGGCAGCAAAACAATCTAGAATTGATCGCCTCCGAAAATTTTGTTAGTTCTGCGGTGCTGGAAGCACAAGGATCAGTTTTAACTAACAAGTATGCTGAAGGCTATCCTGGTCGACGCTATTATGGCGGTTGCGAATTTGTTGATATTGCGGAAGAGCTAGCTCGAAAGAGAGTATGCCAACTATTTAGGGCTGAACATGCTAATGTTCAACCTCATTCGGGTGCCCAGGCCAATACAGCTGTCTACTTTGCTACTCTAGAACCTGGCGATACCATTTTAGGTATGCGCTTATCCCATGGAGGCCACCTGACCCATGGTCATCCTATCAATATGTCTGGTAAGTGGTTTCGTATCGTGGATTACGGTGTCGATAAGGAAACAGGCCGGATCGATTATGACCAAATTCGAACCATAGCTAGGCGTGAACGCCCCCGTATGATTGTCGCTGGTGCAAGCGCTTACCCCCGTATTATTGATTTTGATGCCTTTGCTGCTATAGCCAAAGAAGTGGATGCTTACTTAATGGTGGACATGGCCCATATTGCCGGTTTGGTAGCGGTAGGGCTTCATCCTAACCCTGTACCAGTAGCTGATTTTGTGACCAGTACTACCCATAAGACGCTCCGTGGCCCTCGCGGTGGGCTAATTTTGTGCCCTCGAAAACATGCACAAAGTATCGATCGGGCTGTTTTTCCTGGCATCCAAGGCGGGCCACTGATGCATGTTATTGCTGCCAAAGCCGTAGCCTTCAAAGAGGCGTTGGCTCCTGAATTCAAGGATTACCAGGAGCGAGTAGTGGCCAACGCAAAAGCGCTAGCCCAGGGGCTTATGAGTCGCGGCTTCACCTTGGTTTCTGGTGGCACCGACAATCATTTATTGTTGGTTGATCTAAGACCACAAAAAATAACTGGCAAAGAAGCAGAGGCTATGCTTGATGAAATCAGCATAACAGTCAATAAGAATACTATCCCATTTGATCCTGAAAACCCCTTTGTTACTAGCGGTCTTAGACTCGGTACTCCGGCCATGACTACCCGCGGCTTGTCTACGGCTGAAATGGATGAAGTTGCTGATATTATTGCTATAGCGCTCACCTGCTTTGATAAGCCCGGTATCAAGGATAAACTGAGAGCACGGGTGAAGGATCTTTGTGTTGCTTATCCGCTCTACCCAAGTAAAGAGGTTTAA